The Mycolicibacterium flavescens genome has a segment encoding these proteins:
- the psrA_2 gene encoding anaerobic dehydrogenase, typically selenocysteine-containing: MTREYHPTFCRICEPLCGMIATVEDGRLIELRPDKNHPVSSGFACQKGIAFTEVVNDPDRVTTPLRRRARADGLRASGPPQAGGAPTSEGGFEPVSWDEAMTDIAGRLTEIHRRHGAGAIGWYFGNPGAFSYSYTLSLSMLMGGFGLGLRGGPGRGLHVFTAGSQDVNNRFVASQLLYGSPLALPVPDVLRTDFLVVIGANPVISHGSVLTAPRIRDRMHDIVKRGGRVLVVDPRRTETAAQFEWLGIVPDGDAYLLLSLLHVMFGENLADRRRLAEQANGAEWLERLAEPFNPEVTEAHTGIDPDTVRTLARDLVGTERAAVYGRVGTSIGENGTLTTYLLDAVNLVAGNLDVAGGSMFGRLGMPGERWLNKAGGALLRTVYTRKRSRIGGFPSVLGSEPAGVMAKEIATPGRGQVRALFVGAGNPVLSVPNGDEFETALESLELMVGIDLYLNETLAHCDYVLPATSMYERDDFPLPFQTLQPTPFRQATEAVVAPVGQARPEWEIIDDLTARMWRSTPGLTMLAGVRKVLSAFRVQLTPRTLADAVIRLAEGGDRFGLRRGLSFAKLTGNRPHGVVLADHLRAGVLRDIVVYRGRLVRLRHDEIAAEVDKLSRRRVADGYPMRLIGMREARSENSWMHNSPLLMRGERTHRALMHVDDATAAGIVDGDTVRITSPHGQIEVAVTATKDIVASVIAVPHGWGHKGTAGWRVANDAGGANVNLLMSSDPADIESLAGMARLTGVPVRVERVASVVAPSRHAQTFA, translated from the coding sequence CGCGCGAATATCATCCGACGTTCTGCCGGATCTGCGAACCGCTGTGCGGCATGATCGCGACCGTCGAGGACGGCCGGCTGATCGAACTGCGCCCCGACAAGAACCATCCCGTCTCGTCGGGATTCGCCTGCCAGAAGGGCATCGCCTTCACCGAGGTGGTCAACGACCCCGACCGGGTCACCACGCCACTGCGGCGACGCGCTCGCGCTGACGGTCTTCGCGCAAGCGGTCCCCCGCAAGCGGGTGGTGCCCCCACATCCGAAGGAGGCTTCGAACCCGTTAGCTGGGACGAGGCGATGACCGACATCGCTGGTCGGCTCACCGAGATCCACCGCAGGCACGGGGCGGGCGCGATCGGCTGGTATTTCGGCAACCCGGGTGCGTTCAGCTACTCATACACGCTGAGCCTGAGCATGCTGATGGGTGGATTCGGCCTCGGTCTGCGCGGCGGTCCCGGCCGGGGCCTGCACGTGTTCACCGCAGGCTCGCAGGACGTGAACAACCGCTTCGTCGCCAGCCAGTTGCTGTACGGGTCGCCGCTTGCGCTGCCCGTACCCGATGTGTTGCGCACCGACTTCCTCGTGGTCATCGGCGCCAACCCCGTCATCTCACACGGCAGCGTGCTCACCGCGCCGCGGATCCGGGACCGCATGCACGACATCGTCAAGCGGGGTGGCCGCGTGCTGGTCGTCGATCCCCGCAGGACCGAGACGGCGGCGCAGTTCGAGTGGCTGGGCATCGTCCCCGACGGCGACGCCTACCTGCTGCTGTCCTTATTGCATGTGATGTTCGGTGAGAACCTGGCCGACCGCCGACGCCTCGCGGAGCAAGCGAACGGCGCGGAGTGGCTCGAGCGGCTGGCCGAACCGTTCAACCCCGAAGTCACCGAGGCGCACACCGGGATCGACCCCGACACCGTCCGCACGCTGGCCCGCGACCTGGTCGGGACCGAACGGGCAGCGGTGTACGGACGTGTCGGCACCAGCATCGGCGAGAACGGGACGCTGACGACGTATCTGCTGGATGCCGTCAACCTGGTGGCCGGCAATCTCGACGTGGCGGGCGGCAGCATGTTCGGCCGGCTCGGCATGCCGGGGGAGCGGTGGCTCAACAAGGCCGGCGGGGCACTACTGCGCACCGTCTACACCCGCAAACGGTCACGCATCGGCGGATTTCCCTCCGTCCTCGGTTCCGAACCCGCGGGCGTGATGGCCAAGGAGATCGCCACGCCGGGACGCGGACAGGTCAGGGCCTTGTTCGTCGGTGCGGGCAACCCAGTGCTTTCCGTGCCCAACGGCGACGAATTCGAGACCGCGTTGGAGTCCCTGGAGCTGATGGTCGGGATCGACCTCTACCTCAACGAGACGCTGGCGCACTGCGATTACGTGCTGCCCGCGACGTCGATGTACGAACGCGACGACTTCCCGCTGCCGTTCCAGACGCTGCAACCCACACCGTTCCGGCAAGCCACCGAGGCCGTCGTCGCTCCGGTGGGCCAGGCCCGCCCAGAGTGGGAGATCATCGACGATCTCACCGCCAGGATGTGGCGGTCGACGCCCGGCCTCACGATGCTTGCCGGTGTGCGAAAGGTGTTGTCGGCGTTTCGTGTTCAACTCACCCCGCGGACGCTCGCCGATGCCGTGATCCGGTTGGCCGAGGGCGGGGACCGGTTTGGCCTGCGGCGCGGATTGAGCTTCGCCAAACTCACCGGCAACCGTCCGCACGGCGTCGTGCTGGCGGACCATCTGCGGGCCGGCGTGCTGCGGGACATCGTCGTCTACCGCGGCCGCCTGGTGCGCCTGCGCCACGACGAGATCGCCGCCGAGGTCGACAAGCTGTCGCGTCGCCGCGTCGCCGACGGCTATCCGATGCGGCTGATCGGCATGCGTGAGGCGCGGTCGGAGAACTCGTGGATGCACAACTCGCCGCTCCTGATGCGCGGTGAACGTACGCACCGAGCGCTCATGCACGTCGACGACGCGACAGCCGCCGGCATCGTCGACGGCGACACCGTCCGGATCACCTCGCCGCACGGCCAGATCGAGGTTGCGGTCACCGCCACCAAGGACATCGTGGCCTCCGTGATTGCGGTCCCGCATGGTTGGGGACACAAGGGCACGGCCGGCTGGCGGGTCGCCAACGACGCGGGCGGCGCCAATGTCAACCTGTTGATGTCCAGCGATCCGGCCGATATCGAGAGCCTGGCCGGGATGGCCCGGTTGACCGGTGTCCCGGTGCGTGTCGAGCGGGTCGCCTCGGTGGTCGCGCCATCCCGGCACGCGCAAACTTTCGCATAA
- a CDS encoding Lipocalin family protein: MVDRFLVWLRAGVVTAGLSVAILAGAGAAIADDGSSSDGGGSASSESSNSADSAKDSAAGESSASTASSRASNAATARTTGVAPRTRVGAKAPDDTKDAKSSDATDEADRSADRNRPAATPKDADTATAEAKDAEMAATVTDDSPATDAVVEQPVVEQPVTEQPVVDDSANEVPTTDAEVIEEVATSRSNRDHTDQRATAVLSPNAATATRETTTGPTEDTAVKKAALVAEIDRTVDPAAAEERTAVVLEQPAATVVEDTEEIGVHAVAFASAPPAVTTATAPQIPLILRVIGTIVFDLYAVATRLLGGPPILPPNSTVTVRSSTLRIDCACAEGEGVEVPADWYIPQTAEGAPPPDRLVYLQHGFLASAPWYSHTAAALAERTNSIVVAPSVSSNFFALDGCWLGGAPMHEAMAGLFDDENTALLESARAAGYSGPIPDRVVLMGHSLGGGAVSGVAGYMVDKQTVDRLAGVVLLDGVALGDPAVMTESLRKVPQDIPIYQLAAPVYMWNNFGAGLDATLAARPGQFVGVTLVNGSHVDAMRGGNPLIQFAQELVAGFSRPENSAAAQMLMVGWVNDMFDPEGAKEGVYLQPGEQYSFDTPAGRATVVALPNTLTKPFLLNFLEPFMPLADGLFSMDPVCVRESVGSTGSGHCSNAIAA; this comes from the coding sequence ATGGTCGACCGGTTTCTGGTGTGGTTGAGAGCGGGTGTCGTCACCGCGGGACTGTCGGTGGCAATCCTCGCCGGTGCGGGTGCGGCGATCGCCGACGACGGTTCGTCGTCGGATGGCGGTGGGTCCGCGTCCTCCGAGTCGTCGAATTCCGCTGACAGTGCGAAGGATTCGGCCGCCGGCGAATCGTCGGCAAGCACCGCCTCGTCCCGGGCCTCGAACGCAGCCACCGCGCGCACGACCGGCGTCGCGCCACGCACCCGCGTCGGCGCGAAGGCGCCCGACGACACGAAGGATGCGAAGAGTTCCGACGCCACCGACGAGGCGGACCGGAGCGCCGACCGGAATAGGCCCGCGGCGACGCCGAAAGACGCCGACACCGCAACAGCTGAGGCAAAGGACGCCGAAATGGCCGCCACGGTCACCGACGATTCTCCGGCCACCGACGCCGTGGTGGAGCAGCCGGTGGTCGAGCAGCCCGTGACCGAGCAACCGGTGGTCGACGATTCCGCGAACGAGGTACCCACGACCGACGCCGAGGTGATCGAAGAGGTCGCGACGTCACGCTCGAACCGTGACCACACAGACCAGCGGGCGACGGCCGTGCTCTCTCCGAACGCCGCCACCGCCACCCGGGAAACCACCACCGGCCCCACCGAAGACACGGCCGTCAAGAAGGCCGCGCTCGTCGCCGAAATCGACCGCACCGTCGACCCGGCCGCCGCCGAGGAACGCACTGCGGTCGTCCTCGAACAGCCGGCCGCCACCGTCGTCGAGGACACCGAGGAAATCGGTGTGCACGCGGTGGCCTTCGCGTCGGCGCCACCGGCGGTGACCACCGCGACCGCACCCCAGATCCCGCTCATCCTGCGGGTGATCGGCACGATCGTGTTCGACCTCTACGCCGTCGCGACCCGGCTCCTGGGCGGCCCGCCGATCCTGCCGCCCAACAGCACGGTCACCGTGCGCTCCTCGACGCTGCGAATCGACTGCGCATGCGCCGAAGGGGAAGGGGTGGAGGTGCCCGCCGACTGGTACATCCCGCAGACAGCCGAAGGCGCGCCACCGCCTGATCGGCTGGTCTATCTGCAGCACGGCTTCCTCGCCAGCGCCCCGTGGTACAGCCACACCGCGGCCGCGCTGGCGGAACGCACCAACAGCATCGTGGTCGCGCCGTCGGTCAGCTCGAACTTCTTCGCTCTCGACGGATGCTGGCTGGGAGGTGCGCCGATGCACGAGGCGATGGCGGGACTGTTCGACGACGAGAACACCGCGTTGCTCGAGAGCGCGCGCGCCGCCGGCTATTCCGGCCCGATCCCGGATCGCGTCGTGCTGATGGGCCACTCGCTCGGCGGCGGTGCCGTCTCGGGCGTGGCCGGCTACATGGTCGACAAGCAAACCGTCGACCGGCTCGCCGGGGTGGTGCTGCTCGACGGTGTCGCGCTCGGCGACCCGGCGGTGATGACGGAGTCGCTGAGGAAGGTTCCGCAGGATATCCCGATCTATCAGCTCGCCGCGCCGGTCTACATGTGGAACAACTTCGGCGCCGGCCTCGACGCGACCCTTGCGGCGCGGCCCGGCCAATTCGTCGGCGTAACGCTCGTCAACGGCTCACACGTCGACGCCATGCGGGGCGGCAATCCACTGATTCAGTTCGCGCAGGAGCTGGTCGCCGGGTTCTCGCGCCCCGAGAACTCCGCGGCCGCGCAGATGCTGATGGTCGGTTGGGTCAACGACATGTTCGACCCGGAGGGGGCCAAGGAGGGCGTCTACCTGCAGCCCGGCGAGCAGTACAGCTTCGACACCCCGGCGGGCAGGGCCACCGTGGTCGCGCTGCCCAACACCCTGACCAAGCCGTTCCTGCTGAACTTCCTGGAGCCGTTCATGCCGTTGGCCGACGGCTTGTTCTCTATGGATCCGGTATGCGTCCGCGAATCGGTGGGCTCGACCGGGTCCGGGCACTGCAGCAACGCGATCGCCGCCTGA